A window of Oncorhynchus keta strain PuntledgeMale-10-30-2019 chromosome 27, Oket_V2, whole genome shotgun sequence contains these coding sequences:
- the LOC118359689 gene encoding vesicle-associated membrane protein-associated protein B-like: protein MARQEQVLQLEPPHELKFRGPFTDVVTATLKLGNPTDRNVCFKVKTTAPRRYCVRPNSGIIDAGTSINVSVMLQPFDYDPNEKSKHKFMVQSMLAPYDMTDMEGVWKEAKPEELMDSKLRCAFELPLENDKTHDSESNKNVSSTPIKSELSSLPKSASSSLDDGEVKKIMEECKRLQMEVQRLREENKQIREEDGLRKRKVTSMASSPHSSSSQAMIREEGLSTRVLALCVLFFVIGVIIGKLAL, encoded by the exons ATGGCCAGACAAGAGCAAGTCCTCCAGCTTGAGCCACCACACGAACTGAAATTTAGAG GTCCATTTACAGATGTCGTCACGGCCACCCTGAAGCTAGGCAACCCAACAGACAGAAATGTGTGTTTTAAAGTGAAGACGACAGCGCCTCGTCGATACTGTGTCCGTCCAAACAGTGGCATCATTGACGCAGGCACTTCCATCAATGTATCTG TTATGCTACAGCCTTTCGACTATGATCCCAATGAAAAGAGCAAACACAAATTCATGGTGCAGTCCATGCTTGCTCCATATGACATGACTGATATGGAAGGGGTG TGGAAAGAGGCAAAGCCAGAGGAGCTGATGGACTCCAAGTTGAGATGTGCATTTGAGCTGCCACTAGAGAATGACAAAACT CATGACAGTGAAAGCAACAAAAATGTGTCCTCTACTCCCATAAAGTCAGAGCTCTCCTCACTCCCTAAGTCTGCCAGCTCCTCCCTGGATGACGGCGAGGTGAAGAAGATCATGGAGGAGTGCAAGAGGCTGCAGATGGAGGTCCAGAGGCTACGGGAAGAGAACAAACAGATCAGG GAGGAGGATGGTCTGCGGAAGAGGAAGGTTACGTCCATGGCGTCCTCTCCCCACTCATCTTCCTCACAGGCCATGATAAGGGAGGAGGGCCTGAGTACCCGCGTGCTGGCGCTCTGCGTGCTGTTCTTCGTCATCGGTGTCATCATTGGGAAATTGGCCCTGTAG